One genomic window of Campylobacter curvus includes the following:
- a CDS encoding Ig-like domain-containing protein produces the protein MANAVGIVKQVSGTVVAIDIQGNQRALRVGDEIMLGEVVHTQGSDSSVVVSMNNGKEFTLLGDDTIKIDQSVAQVESFGAEAFADASALQQAILAGDDLSKLEETAAGGAGGGGGSTGGGVSLAAGVFETGGHESNISANFENLSGSSQGNGGIYNDAGVGGGIGGTNRNPASAQAPDTTPPFVTINVKDGNSATPTITGAIEPNASAVIQIKDANGAVVDTINLTPAQTANGTYSVTPSHPLATDGDYTATIVATDAAGNSSVPVSDGFSVDTTAPVVSNVVVTNTDTNTPADGTPDETKVKFKVDDPTATVTVTGPHGETATVTGPDANGDYTATFTTPLSKDDTVTIKATDKAGNEGHGQGVVPDTTYTDTTAPVVSNVVVTNTDTNTPADGTPDETKVKFKVDDPTATVTVTGPHGETATVTGPDANGDYTATFTTPLSKDDTVTIKATDKAGNEGHGQGVVPDTTYTDTTAPVVSNVVVTNTDTNTPADGTPDETKVKFKVDDPTATVTVTGPHGETATVTGPDANGDYTATFTTPLSKDDTVTIKATDKAGNEGHGQGVVPDTTYTDTTAPVVSNVVVTNTDTNTPADGTPDETKVKFKVDDPTATVTVTGPHGETATVTGPDANGDYTATFTTPLSKDDTVTIKATDKAGNEGHGQGVVPDTTYTDTTAPVVSNVVVTNTDTNTPADGTPDETKVKFKVDDPTATVTVTGPHGETATVTGPDANGDYTATFTTPLSKDDTVTIKATDKAGNEGHGQGVVPDTTYTDTTAPVVSNVVVTNTDTNTPADGTPDETKVKFKVDDPTATVTVTGPHGETATVTGPDANGDYTATFTTPLSKDDTVTIKATDKAGNEGHGQGVVPDTTYTDTTAPVVSNVVVTNTDTNTPADGTPDETKVKFKVDDPTATVTVTGPHGETATVTGPDANGDYTATFTTPLSKDDTVTIKATDKAGNEGHGQGVVPDTTYTDTTAPVVSNVVVTNTDTNTPADGTPDETKVKFKVDDPTATVTVTGPHGETATVTGPDANGDYTATFTTPLSKDDTVTIKATDKAGNEGHGQGVVPDTTYTDTTAPVVSNVVVTNTDTNTPADGTPDETKVKFKVDDPTATVTVTGPHGETATVTGPDANGDYTATFTTPLSKDDTVTIKATDKAGNEGHGQGVVPDTTYTDTTAPVVSNVVVTNTDTNTPADGTPDETKVKFKVDDPTATVTVTGPHGETATVTGPDANGDYTATFTTPLSKDDTVTIKATDKAGNEGHGQGVVPDTTYTDTTAPVVSNVVVTNTDTNTPADGTPDETKVKFKVDDPTATVTVTGPHGETATVTGPDANGDYTATFTTPLSKDDTVTIKATDKAGNEGHGQGVVPDTTYTDTTAPVVSNVVVTNTDTNTPADGTPDETKVKFKVDDPTATVTVTGPHGETATVTGPDANGDYTATFTTPLSKDDTVTIKATDKAGNEGHGQGVVPDTTYTDTTAPVVSNVVVTNTDTNTPADGTPDETKVKFKVDDPTATVTVTGPHGETATVTGPDANGDYTATFTTPLSKDDTVTIKATDKAGNEGHGQGVVPDTTYTDTTAPVVSNVVVTNTDTNTPADGTPDETKVKFKVDDPTATVTVTGPHGETATVTGPDANGDYTATFTTPLSKDDTVTIKATDKAGNEGHGQGVVPDTTYTDTTAPVVSNVVVTNTDTNTPADGTPDETKVKFKVDDPTATVTVTGPHGETATVTGPDANGDYTATFTTPLSKDDTVTIKATDKAGNEGHGQGVVPDTTYTDTTAPVVSNVVVTNTDTNTPADGTPDETKVKFKVDDPTATVTVTGPHGETATVTGPDANGDYTATFTTPLSKDDTVTIKATDKAGNEGHGQGVVPDTTYTDTTAPVVSNVVVTNTDTNTPADGTPDETKVKFKVDDPTATVTVTGPHGETATVTGPDANGDYTATFTTPLSKDDTVTIKATDKAGNEGHGQGVVPDTTYTDTTAPVVSNVVVTNTDTNTPADGTPDETKVKFKVDDPTATVTVTGPHGETATVTGPDANGDYTATFTTPLSKDDTVTIKATDKAGNEGHGQGVVPDTTYTDTTAPVVSNVVVTNTDTNTPADGTPDETKVKFKVDDPTATVTVTGPHGETATVTGPDANGDYTATFTTPLSKDDTVTIKATDKAGNEGHGQGVVPDTTYTDTTAPVVSNVVVTNTDTNTPADGTPDETKVKFKVDDPTATVTVTGPHGETATVTGPDANGDYTATFTTPLSKDDTVTIKATDKAGNEGHGQGVVPDTTYTDTTAPVVSNVVVTNTDTNTPADGTPDETKVKFKVDDPTATVTVTGPHGETATVTGPDANGDYTATFTTPLSKDDTVTIKATDKAGNEGHGQGVVPDTTYTDTTAPVVSNVVVTNTDTNTPADGTPDETKVKFKVDDPTATVTVTGPHGETATVTGPDANGDYTATFTTPLSKDDTVTIKATDKAGNEGHGQGVVPDTTYTDTTAPVVSNVVVTNTDTNTPADGTPDETKVKFKVDDPTATVTVTGPHGETATVTGPDANGDYTATFTTPLSKDDTVTIKATDKAGNEGHGQGVVPDTTYTDTTAPVVSNVVVTNTDTNTPADGTPDETKVKFKVDDPTATVTVTGPHGETATVTGPDANGDYTATFTTPLSKDDTVTIKATDKAGNEGHGQGVVPDTTYTDTTAPVVTTEVAEAMEGDANNKYLVYNVELDSAKSTFGLDVGVTGGTPGSDYNRVPQYSLDGGRTWKDAVNGKIEANGLATPIKNIKVRVEVVDDDGRIPGNQNEGTKTGNIGAEFGSPDYGIYKENITLKVSSKNGKSSEATGRIIDNDDILTANAFLDGKHINTKDGEDTITINKGAQNSTIDAGSGDDKIIINNGASGTTIKQTNIEAAEGDDQIDINAGVKVENSTINTSVGSDVTNINGATITNSEINLGNNTADQRDVVNVNSGSTLTNTNIKGTQALGDDEINLNAGSVSKDLMVDTGAGNDTVNMSGKVIVDAKQTQIATGLGNDTVNIDGELIGNKSRFEQVGIYTGEGNDTVNIKTGANLNFVNIVTGTGDDNVNVIGDSNDISKTKLENVNVNLETGTDTVNVKNATLKNVAIDTNDDSVDGKTVVNIDNSSLDQTKIYAGDDNDVINIKNTTIIDDTNAEFGSTIRGEGGDDRINIEGSTIKGNKVIIDTDYDGEVGRQGNDELNITNSTINGIKRIYTGLGNDTVNIKGSVIENINDNEKKIDLGGGDDKMTIENSTVRNTEIYTGAGNDTLNIIGDSNDKSKTKVENVNVELGTGGETVNIKNATLKNVGMDTDNVADGKTKVDVENSDLTDTKFWTGNDNDTITIKDTTMKTTTYNQTFSAIRAEGGNDTVNIINSTLTGKTRIETDSYNNFTDTGNDTLNIINSTIKDAHLIYTGLGDDVVNIKGDKADRSGTLIENVNRIDMEGGDDKMTVENATLRNVKIYAGAGDDIINLRNATLEGSGSFIQAGAGNDIINISGSTITDAKDGSNGGINAGAGNDTITLDGGTVMTNSLIKAGAGNDTISVTNSKVSGSGIWADDGDDTITIGKGAVLDHTIIGGDGGKDTITIDGGAKLTNSEIWGGSSDRASDTIIIGKATLENVTIGGDGGDDLIKIQKGASLKNTQIFGGSNDAGNDTIVVESGAKLQNVTISGEDGNDTVKIGKGVDLRSTTLDGGSGNDTIQVSENIDFSKIGKITNFEKLKLGENNESVNLNLDIKDVLNITDNKNTILKIEGDSSDHLSLKGFKNNIISSHDGYDRYQGVDAHGNTTYIDIKHEVTVDFQ, from the coding sequence ATGGCAAATGCAGTAGGTATCGTAAAACAAGTAAGCGGCACAGTCGTCGCGATAGACATACAGGGCAACCAAAGGGCGCTAAGAGTCGGCGACGAGATAATGCTGGGCGAGGTCGTGCATACGCAGGGTAGCGACTCAAGCGTAGTAGTCAGCATGAACAATGGCAAGGAATTTACGCTGCTTGGTGACGATACGATAAAGATCGATCAAAGCGTGGCTCAAGTAGAGAGCTTTGGAGCGGAGGCGTTTGCCGATGCTAGTGCGCTTCAGCAGGCTATCTTGGCAGGTGATGATCTAAGTAAGCTAGAAGAGACTGCAGCAGGTGGCGCAGGCGGTGGCGGTGGATCGACAGGCGGCGGAGTGTCTTTGGCTGCCGGAGTGTTTGAGACAGGCGGTCACGAGAGCAATATCTCTGCGAATTTTGAAAATTTAAGCGGGTCGTCTCAAGGAAACGGTGGAATTTACAACGATGCTGGCGTTGGTGGCGGTATAGGCGGCACAAATAGAAACCCGGCCAGCGCTCAAGCGCCTGACACTACGCCTCCTTTCGTCACTATAAACGTAAAAGACGGCAACAGCGCTACTCCTACTATCACTGGAGCGATCGAGCCTAATGCAAGCGCGGTCATTCAGATAAAAGACGCTAACGGAGCGGTAGTAGATACCATAAATTTGACTCCGGCTCAAACGGCAAACGGCACATATTCGGTGACTCCGTCTCATCCTTTGGCCACCGATGGAGATTACACGGCTACCATAGTAGCTACGGATGCTGCAGGCAACAGCTCTGTACCTGTGAGCGATGGATTCAGTGTAGATACCACAGCTCCTGTAGTAAGCAATGTAGTAGTAACTAACACTGATACTAATACCCCAGCTGATGGCACACCTGATGAGACCAAGGTTAAATTTAAAGTAGACGATCCTACAGCTACTGTAACTGTCACTGGCCCACATGGCGAGACAGCCACAGTCACTGGACCTGATGCTAATGGAGATTATACAGCTACCTTTACTACCCCATTAAGCAAGGATGACACCGTAACGATTAAAGCTACCGATAAAGCAGGTAACGAAGGCCATGGTCAAGGAGTGGTTCCAGATACTACCTACACCGATACCACAGCTCCTGTAGTAAGCAATGTAGTAGTAACTAACACTGATACTAATACCCCAGCTGATGGCACACCTGATGAGACCAAGGTTAAATTTAAAGTAGACGATCCTACAGCTACTGTAACTGTCACTGGCCCACATGGCGAGACAGCCACAGTCACTGGACCTGATGCTAATGGAGATTATACAGCTACCTTTACTACCCCATTAAGCAAGGATGACACCGTAACGATTAAAGCTACCGATAAAGCAGGTAACGAAGGCCATGGTCAAGGAGTGGTTCCAGATACTACCTACACCGATACCACAGCTCCTGTAGTAAGCAATGTAGTAGTAACTAACACTGATACTAATACCCCAGCTGATGGCACACCTGATGAGACCAAGGTTAAATTTAAAGTAGACGATCCTACAGCTACTGTAACTGTCACTGGCCCACATGGCGAGACAGCCACAGTCACTGGACCTGATGCTAATGGAGATTATACAGCTACCTTTACTACCCCATTAAGCAAGGATGACACCGTAACGATTAAAGCTACCGATAAAGCAGGTAACGAAGGCCATGGTCAAGGAGTGGTTCCAGATACTACCTACACCGATACCACAGCTCCTGTAGTAAGCAATGTAGTAGTAACTAACACTGATACTAATACCCCAGCTGATGGCACACCTGATGAGACCAAGGTTAAATTTAAAGTAGACGATCCTACAGCTACTGTAACTGTCACTGGCCCACATGGCGAGACAGCCACAGTCACTGGACCTGATGCTAATGGAGATTATACAGCTACCTTTACTACCCCATTAAGCAAGGATGACACCGTAACGATTAAAGCTACCGATAAAGCAGGTAACGAAGGCCATGGTCAAGGAGTGGTTCCAGATACTACCTACACCGATACCACAGCTCCTGTAGTAAGCAATGTAGTAGTAACTAACACTGATACTAATACCCCAGCTGATGGCACACCTGATGAGACCAAGGTTAAATTTAAAGTAGACGATCCTACAGCTACTGTAACTGTCACTGGCCCACATGGCGAGACAGCCACAGTCACTGGACCTGATGCTAATGGAGATTATACAGCTACCTTTACTACCCCATTAAGCAAGGATGACACCGTAACGATTAAAGCTACCGATAAAGCAGGTAACGAAGGCCATGGTCAAGGAGTGGTTCCAGATACTACCTACACCGATACCACAGCTCCTGTAGTAAGCAATGTAGTAGTAACTAACACTGATACTAATACCCCAGCTGATGGCACACCTGATGAGACCAAGGTTAAATTTAAAGTAGACGATCCTACAGCTACTGTAACTGTCACTGGCCCACATGGCGAGACAGCCACAGTCACTGGACCTGATGCTAATGGAGATTATACAGCTACCTTTACTACCCCATTAAGCAAGGATGACACCGTAACGATTAAAGCTACCGATAAAGCAGGTAACGAAGGCCATGGTCAAGGAGTGGTTCCAGATACTACCTACACCGATACCACAGCTCCTGTAGTAAGCAATGTAGTAGTAACTAACACTGATACTAATACCCCAGCTGATGGCACACCTGATGAGACCAAGGTTAAATTTAAAGTAGACGATCCTACAGCTACTGTAACTGTCACTGGCCCACATGGCGAGACAGCCACAGTCACTGGACCTGATGCTAATGGAGATTATACAGCTACCTTTACTACCCCATTAAGCAAGGATGACACCGTAACGATTAAAGCTACCGATAAAGCAGGTAACGAAGGCCATGGTCAAGGAGTGGTTCCAGATACTACCTACACCGATACCACAGCTCCTGTAGTAAGCAATGTAGTAGTAACTAACACTGATACTAATACCCCAGCTGATGGCACACCTGATGAGACCAAGGTTAAATTTAAAGTAGACGATCCTACAGCTACTGTAACTGTCACTGGCCCACATGGCGAGACAGCCACAGTCACTGGACCTGATGCTAATGGAGATTATACAGCTACCTTTACTACCCCATTAAGCAAGGATGACACCGTAACGATTAAAGCTACCGATAAAGCAGGTAACGAAGGCCATGGTCAAGGAGTGGTTCCAGATACTACCTACACCGATACCACAGCTCCTGTAGTAAGCAATGTAGTAGTAACTAACACTGATACTAATACCCCAGCTGATGGCACACCTGATGAGACCAAGGTTAAATTTAAAGTAGACGATCCTACAGCTACTGTAACTGTCACTGGCCCACATGGCGAGACAGCCACAGTCACTGGACCTGATGCTAATGGAGATTATACAGCTACCTTTACTACCCCATTAAGCAAGGATGACACCGTAACGATTAAAGCTACCGATAAAGCAGGTAACGAAGGCCATGGTCAAGGAGTGGTTCCAGATACTACCTACACCGATACCACAGCTCCTGTAGTAAGCAATGTAGTAGTAACTAACACTGATACTAATACCCCAGCTGATGGCACACCTGATGAGACCAAGGTTAAATTTAAAGTAGACGATCCTACAGCTACTGTAACTGTCACTGGCCCACATGGCGAGACAGCCACAGTCACTGGACCTGATGCTAATGGAGATTATACAGCTACCTTTACTACCCCATTAAGCAAGGATGACACCGTAACGATTAAAGCTACCGATAAAGCAGGTAACGAAGGCCATGGTCAAGGAGTGGTTCCAGATACTACCTACACCGATACCACAGCTCCTGTAGTAAGCAATGTAGTAGTAACTAACACTGATACTAATACCCCAGCTGATGGCACACCTGATGAGACCAAGGTTAAATTTAAAGTAGACGATCCTACAGCTACTGTAACTGTCACTGGCCCACATGGCGAGACAGCCACAGTCACTGGACCTGATGCTAATGGAGATTATACAGCTACCTTTACTACCCCATTAAGCAAGGATGACACCGTAACGATTAAAGCTACCGATAAAGCAGGTAACGAAGGCCATGGTCAAGGAGTGGTTCCAGATACTACCTACACCGATACCACAGCTCCTGTAGTAAGCAATGTAGTAGTAACTAACACTGATACTAATACCCCAGCTGATGGCACACCTGATGAGACCAAGGTTAAATTTAAAGTAGACGATCCTACAGCTACTGTAACTGTCACTGGCCCACATGGCGAGACAGCCACAGTCACTGGACCTGATGCTAATGGAGATTATACAGCTACCTTTACTACCCCATTAAGCAAGGATGACACCGTAACGATTAAAGCTACCGATAAAGCAGGTAACGAAGGCCATGGTCAAGGAGTGGTTCCAGATACTACCTACACCGATACCACAGCTCCTGTAGTAAGCAATGTAGTAGTAACTAACACTGATACTAATACCCCAGCTGATGGCACACCTGATGAGACCAAGGTTAAATTTAAAGTAGACGATCCTACAGCTACTGTAACTGTCACTGGCCCACATGGCGAGACAGCCACAGTCACTGGACCTGATGCTAATGGAGATTATACAGCTACCTTTACTACCCCATTAAGCAAGGATGACACCGTAACGATTAAAGCTACCGATAAAGCAGGTAACGAAGGCCATGGTCAAGGAGTGGTTCCAGATACTACCTACACCGATACCACAGCTCCTGTAGTAAGCAATGTAGTAGTAACTAACACTGATACTAATACCCCAGCTGATGGCACACCTGATGAGACCAAGGTTAAATTTAAAGTAGACGATCCTACAGCTACTGTAACTGTCACTGGCCCACATGGCGAGACAGCCACAGTCACTGGACCTGATGCTAATGGAGATTATACAGCTACCTTTACTACCCCATTAAGCAAGGATGACACCGTAACGATTAAAGCTACCGATAAAGCAGGTAACGAAGGCCATGGTCAAGGAGTGGTTCCAGATACTACCTACACCGATACCACAGCTCCTGTAGTAAGCAATGTAGTAGTAACTAACACTGATACTAATACCCCAGCTGATGGCACACCTGATGAGACCAAGGTTAAATTTAAAGTAGACGATCCTACAGCTACTGTAACTGTCACTGGCCCACATGGCGAGACAGCCACAGTCACTGGACCTGATGCTAATGGAGATTATACAGCTACCTTTACTACCCCATTAAGCAAGGATGACACCGTAACGATTAAAGCTACCGATAAAGCAGGTAACGAAGGCCATGGTCAAGGAGTGGTTCCAGATACTACCTACACCGATACCACAGCTCCTGTAGTAAGCAATGTAGTAGTAACTAACACTGATACTAATACCCCAGCTGATGGCACACCTGATGAGACCAAGGTTAAATTTAAAGTAGACGATCCTACAGCTACTGTAACTGTCACTGGCCCACATGGCGAGACAGCCACAGTCACTGGACCTGATGCTAATGGAGATTATACAGCTACCTTTACTACCCCATTAAGCAAGGATGACACCGTAACGATTAAAGCTACCGATAAAGCAGGTAACGAAGGCCATGGTCAAGGAGTGGTTCCAGATACTACCTACACCGATACCACAGCTCCTGTAGTAAGCAATGTAGTAGTAACTAACACTGATACTAATACCCCAGCTGATGGCACACCTGATGAGACCAAGGTTAAATTTAAAGTAGACGATCCTACAGCTACTGTAACTGTCACTGGCCCACATGGCGAGACAGCCACAGTCACTGGACCTGATGCTAATGGAGATTATACAGCTACCTTTACTACCCCATTAAGCAAGGATGACACCGTAACGATTAAAGCTACCGATAAAGCAGGTAACGAAGGCCATGGTCAAGGAGTGGTTCCAGATACTACCTACACCGATACCACAGCTCCTGTAGTAAGCAATGTAGTAGTAACTAACACTGATACTAATACCCCAGCTGATGGCACACCTGATGAGACCAAGGTTAAATTTAAAGTAGACGATCCTACAGCTACTGTAACTGTCACTGGCCCACATGGCGAGACAGCCACAGTCACTGGACCTGATGCTAATGGAGATTATACAGCTACCTTTACTACCCCATTAAGCAAGGATGACACCGTAACGATTAAAGCTACCGATAAAGCAGGTAACGAAGGCCATGGTCAAGGAGTGGTTCCAGATACTACCTACACCGATACCACAGCTCCTGTAGTAAGCAATGTAGTAGTAACTAACACTGATACTAATACCCCAGCTGATGGCACACCTGATGAGACCAAGGTTAAATTTAAAGTAGACGATCCTACAGCTACTGTAACTGTCACTGGCCCACATGGCGAGACAGCCACAGTCACTGGACCTGATGCTAATGGAGATTATACAGCTACCTTTACTACCCCATTAAGCAAGGATGACACCGTAACGATTAAAGCTACCGATAAAGCAGGTAACGAAGGCCATGGTCAAGGAGTGGTTCCAGATACTACCTACACCGATACCACAGCTCCTGTAGTAAGCAATGTAGTAGTAACTAACACTGATACTAATACCCCAGCTGATGGCACACCTGATGAGACCAAGGTTAAATTTAAAGTAGACGATCCTACAGCTACTGTAACTGTCACTGGCCCACATGGCGAGACAGCCACAGTCACTGGACCTGATGCTAATGGAGATTATACAGCTACCTTTACTACCCCATTAAGCAAGGATGACACCGTAACGATTAAAGCTACCGATAAAGCAGGTAACGAAGGCCATGGTCAAGGAGTGGTTCCAGATACTACCTACACCGATACCACAGCTCCTGTAGTAAGCAATGTAGTAGTAACTAACACTGATACTAATACCCCAGCTGATGGCACACCTGATGAGACCAAGGTTAAATTTAAAGTAGACGATCCTACAGCTACTGTAACTGTCACTGGCCCACATGGCGAGACAGCCACAGTCACTGGACCTGATGCTAATGGAGATTATACAGCTACCTTTACTACCCCATTAAGCAAGGATGACACCGTAACGATTAAAGCTACCGATAAAGCAGGTAACGAAGGCCATGGTCAAGGAGTGGTTCCAGATACTACCTACACCGATACCACAGCTCCTGTAGTAAGCAATGTAGTAGTAACTAACACTGATACTAATACCCCAGCTGATGGCACACCTGATGAGACCAAGGTTAAATTTAAAGTAGACGATCCTACAGCTACTGTAACTGTCACTGGCCCACATGGCGAGACAGCCACAGTCACTGGACCTGATGCTAATGGAGATTATACAGCTACCTTTACTACCCCATTAAGCAAGGATGACACCGTAACGATTAAAGCTACCGATAAAGCAGGTAACGAAGGCCATGGTCAAGGAGTGGTTCCAGATACTACCTACACCGATACCACAGCTCCTGTAGTAAGCAATGTAGTAGTAACTAACACTGATACTAATACCCCAGCTGATGGCACACCTGATGAGACCAAGGTTAAATTTAAAGTAGACGATCCTACAGCTACTGTAACTGTCACTGGCCCACATGGCGAGACAGCCACAGTCACTGGACCTGATGCTAATGGAGATTATACAGCTACCTTTACTACCCCATTAAGCAAGGATGACACCGTAACGATTAAAGCTACCGATAAAGCAGGTAACGAAGGCCATGGTCAAGGAGTGGTTCCAGATACTACCTACACCGATACCACAGCTCCTGTAGTAAGCAATGTAGTAGTAACTAACACTGATACTAATACCCCAGCTGATGGCACACCTGATGAGACCAAGGTTAAATTTAAAGTAGACGATCCTACAGCTACTGTAACTGTCACTGGCCCACATGGCGAGACAGCCACAGTCACTGGACCTGATGCTAATGGAGATTATACAGCTACCTTTACTACCCCATTAAGCAAGGATGACACCGTAACGATTAAAGCTACCGATAAAGCAGGTAACGAAGGCCATGGTCAAGGAGTGGTTCCAGATACTACCTACACCGATACCACAGCTCCTGTAGTAACGACCGAGGTCGCGGAGGCCATGGAAGGGGATGCAAACAATAAATACCTAGTCTATAATGTCGAGCTTGATAGTGCTAAAAGCACATTTGGCTTGGATGTAGGCGTAACGGGTGGCACTCCGGGAAGCGACTATAATAGAGTGCCTCAGTATTCGTTGGACGGAGGGCGCACTTGGAAGGATGCGGTCAATGGCAAGATCGAAGCTAACGGCCTAGCTACGCCGATCAAGAACATAAAAGTGAGGGTAGAGGTCGTAGATGACGACGGACGCATCCCGGGCAATCAAAACGAAGGCACCAAGACCGGCAACATCGGTGCGGAATTTGGCTCGCCGGATTATGGAATTTACAAAGAGAACATAACCCTTAAAGTATCGTCTAAAAACGGTAAAAGCAGTGAAGCTACCGGACGTATCATAGATAACGACGATATACTTACGGCAAATGCGTTCCTTGATGGTAAACATATCAATACTAAAGACGGAGAGGACACTATAACAATAAATAAGGGTGCTCAAAATTCTACTATAGACGCAGGCTCTGGCGATGATAAGATAATCATCAATAACGGGGCAAGCGGGACAACCATCAAGCAAACCAATATCGAGGCGGCTGAAGGCGACGATCAGATAGACATAAACGCAGGCGTTAAAGTCGAAAATTCTACTATCAACACATCCGTTGGCTCGGATGTTACCAACATAAACGGCGCTACCATAACAAATAGCGAGATAAACCTTGGTAACAACACAGCCGATCAAAGAGATGTCGTAAATGTAAATTCCGGCAGCACGCTTACGAACACGAATATAAAAGGCACTCAGGCACTTGGCGATGATGAGATAAATTTAAATGCAGGCTCTGTCTCAAAGGATTTGATGGTTGATACGGGTGCAGGTAATGACACTGTCAATATGAGCGGTAAAGTGATCGTCGACGCTAAGCAAACTCAAATAGCTACCGGCTTAGGTAACGATACCGTAAATATCGATGGTGAGCTTATAGGAAACAAGAGCCGCTTCGAACAAGTTGGTATATACACCGGTGAAGGCAATGATACCGTTAATATCAAAACTGGTGCAAATTTAAACTTTGTCAATATAGTGACCGGTACGGGCGACGATAATGTAAATGTCATCGGGGATAGTAACGATATAAGCAAAACTAAACTAGAAAACGTCAATGTCAATCTTGAAACAGGTACGGATACCGTGAATGTCAAAAATGCAACACTTAAAAACGTTGCGATAGACACAAATGATGATTCTGTAGATGGCAAGACTGTAGTTAACATAGATAATTCCAGTCTGGATCAAACTAAAATTTATGCGGGCGATGATAATGATGTTATCAACATCAAAAATACTACGATAATTGACGATACGAATGCTGAATTCGGTAGTACTATTAGAGGTGAAGGTGGAGATGATAGGATAAATATCGAAGGATCTACTATAAAGGGGAATAAAGTTATCATAGACACTGATTATGACGGCGAAGTCGGTAGACAGGGTAATGACGAGCTAAATATCACAAATTCTACTATTAATGGCATAAAACGCATCTATACTGGTCTAGGCAATGATACTGTAAATATAAAGGGAAGTGTGATCGAAAATATCAACGATAATGAGAAAAAGATAGACTTAGGCGGCGGTGACGATAAGATGACGATCGAAAATTCCACTGTTCGTAATACTGAAATTTACACCGGTGCAGGCAATGATACACTAAACATCATAGGCGATAGCAACGATAAGAGCAAAACTAAAGTCGAAAATGTCAATGTCGAACTAGGCACTGGTGGAGAGACCGTAAATATCAAAAACGCGACGCTTAAAAACGTTGGAATGGATACTGATAATGTTGCAGACGGTAAAACTAAGGTCGATGTGGAGAATTCCGACTTGACGGATACGAAATTCTGGACTGGTAACGATAACGATACTATTACCATAAAAGATACCACAATGAAAACGACTACTTATAATCAAACATTCTCTGCGATAAGAGCCGAAGGTGGAAATGATACGGTAAATATCATAAATTCTACTCTAACAGGAAAGACTAGGATAGAGACGGATAGTTATAATAATTTTACCGATACCGGTAACGATACTTTAAACATCATAAATTCTACCATCAAAGACGCACACTTGATCTACACCGGACTGGGCGATGACGTCGTCAACATAAAAGGTGACAAAGCTGATAGGAGCGGTACTCTCATCGAGAATGTCAATAGGATAGATATGGAAGGCGGCGACGATAAGATGACGGTAGAAAACGCCACTTTGCGTAATGTCAAAATTTATGCAGGCGCAGGCGATGACATCATAAATTTAAGAAACGCTACGCTAGAGGGAAGCGGCTCTTTCATACAAGCAGGCGCAGGCAACGATATCATTAATATATCAGGCTCTACTATCACTGACGCCAAAGACGGCAGTAACGGCGGTATAAACGCAGGCGCAGGCAACGATACTATCACGCTTGATGGTGGCACTGTTATGACTAACTCGCTAATAAAAGCAGGCGCTGGAAACGATACTATAAGCGTTACGAATTCTAAGGTAAGTGGCTCCGGCATTTGGGCTGATGACGGTGATGATACGATAACTATCGGTAAAGGTGCCGTGCTCGATCATACCATAATAGGCGGCGACGGCGGTAAGGACACTATCACGATAGACGGCGGTGCGAAGCTAACCAATTCTGAAATTTGGGGCGGAAGCAGCGACAGAGCGAGTGACACGATAATCATCGGTAAAGCTACTCTTGAAAATGTAACTATCGGCGGTGACGGTGGCGATGATCTCATCAAAATACAAAAAGGTGCAAGCCTAAAAAATACTCAAATTTTTGGCGGAAGCAACGATGCGGGCAATGATACAATAGTAGTGGAAAGCGGAGCGAAACTTCAAAATGTTACCATAAGCGGCGAAGATGGCAACGATAC